The genomic region TTATTATTTTCACCAAACCACCTTTCAACTAATGCTTGGATTTTTTCCTTCTCGTCCTTAAGTACTTTAACTACTTTCACATTGTAAATTATAGTCTTTCCAGCATATGGATGATTCAAATCAAGTATTACTCTTCCTCCACTTACACTTTTTACTGTAGCATATCCACCTTCTGCTAATCTTATTACCATGTTAGGCCTAGGATTAATACCTTGTCTCTTCAATTCTCCTAAAGATACTAATTTAACCTTTGAAGGATCTCTTTCTCCATAAGCCTTTGACGGAGGAATTTCTATCTCCTTTTGCTCTCCTTCATTAAAGTTCCTTAATGCCTCTTCCAATCCTTCTAGAACTCTGTGCTCCCCTATTATTACTAGGAGTGGTTTGTATTTCTTCTCTGGATCATAAATGTTTGCCTTTTTTGCTTCCTCCTCTATTGTTGTATCAATTACTTCTCCTGTATCTTTAATTTTACTAACATAATCTATATACACGAAATCGTTATCCTTAAACATTCAGATCTAGAGAGAGTTAAGATTATAGACTTTAAACTTATTGTTCTTTCACGTTCGATATCACTTAACTTTTTTACGTAAAACAAGATTTTCTCATATGGACTATAAAATTAAGGACATAAAACTCGCTGAACAAGGCAGAAAACAAATAGAATGGGCAGAAATGCATATGCCCGCATTAATGAGCGTAAGAAAAGAGCTAAAGGAAAGACAAAGCCTTAAGGGAGTAAGAATTTCAGCTGTGCTCCACGTAACTAAAGAGACAGCCGCACTTGTAAGAACATTAAAAGAGGCTGGAGCAGAAGTCGCGCTTGCAGGAAGTAATCCATTATCTACTCAAGACGATGTTGCTGCTGCGTTAGTTGAAGATGGGATAAAAGTTTTTGCTTGGAAAGGAGAAAGTGAAGAAGATTATTATTCAAATATAAAAGAAATATTGAAATATGAACCTAACATTGTAATGGACG from Acidianus ambivalens harbors:
- a CDS encoding peptidylprolyl isomerase gives rise to the protein MFKDNDFVYIDYVSKIKDTGEVIDTTIEEEAKKANIYDPEKKYKPLLVIIGEHRVLEGLEEALRNFNEGEQKEIEIPPSKAYGERDPSKVKLVSLGELKRQGINPRPNMVIRLAEGGYATVKSVSGGRVILDLNHPYAGKTIIYNVKVVKVLKDEKEKIQALVERWFGENNKMTFELTEDKKSVKFEVPKDYFLLEDLQTRKYVLAKDIITFVLPESVVSFVENYNKETFK